The Leptotrichia trevisanii DSM 22070 genome has a segment encoding these proteins:
- a CDS encoding PAAR-like protein yields the protein MYNEYLNGNSDIAVTYEQIKNRLENRKKMQDLFYKISPLSLGTIVETKINKEILKTYVCDGALLKCKNLISKDLFLKLKVIDRKTQILGKPVATESDNNSYNFIICDKNGIEQEGYCLISCSLCNVENGKWGNVFNNILKSGKKTLSNESKLFCGIDSNNPIDIIFNGQNITEKTATQNIAFMKSIWVQQLQNGIKETYESAGKFAASKKMTKVPYIGFLGIIGMGTSSVEFINGIESSLSAGISMYKGKNISVGKEILSSVGYSSEEIETIFGISSKVYEVSSFINTPLSIFNNNYLKVKENPMSNKSRRERRGNANRKEKNWQKKATKKELEKSENNKIKKGFFKDINKEYTQIKSKDKEIRKILYEELGESIEEKYEQSVKYLNNDISIIEIVK from the coding sequence ATGTATAATGAATATCTTAATGGAAACTCAGATATAGCAGTAACTTATGAACAAATTAAAAATAGACTCGAAAATAGGAAAAAAATGCAAGACTTATTTTATAAAATAAGTCCGTTAAGTTTAGGAACAATAGTAGAAACAAAAATTAATAAAGAAATTTTAAAAACATATGTTTGTGATGGTGCATTATTAAAATGTAAAAATTTAATTAGTAAGGATTTGTTTTTAAAATTAAAAGTTATTGATAGAAAAACGCAAATTTTAGGAAAACCAGTAGCAACAGAATCTGATAATAATAGTTATAATTTTATTATTTGTGATAAAAATGGAATAGAACAAGAGGGTTACTGTTTAATTAGTTGTAGTTTATGTAATGTGGAAAATGGAAAATGGGGAAATGTTTTTAATAATATTCTAAAAAGTGGAAAAAAAACTTTATCAAATGAAAGTAAACTTTTTTGTGGAATAGATTCTAATAATCCTATTGATATTATTTTTAATGGACAAAACATTACAGAAAAAACAGCAACACAAAATATAGCATTTATGAAAAGTATTTGGGTCCAACAATTGCAGAATGGTATAAAAGAAACTTATGAATCTGCTGGAAAATTTGCTGCTTCAAAAAAAATGACAAAAGTTCCTTATATAGGGTTTTTAGGAATAATAGGAATGGGGACTTCCTCAGTTGAATTTATTAATGGAATTGAATCATCATTATCAGCAGGGATTTCAATGTACAAAGGAAAAAACATTAGTGTTGGAAAAGAAATTTTGAGTAGTGTAGGATATAGCTCTGAAGAAATTGAAACAATTTTTGGAATTTCTAGCAAAGTTTATGAGGTTTCTAGTTTTATTAATACACCTTTATCAATTTTTAACAATAATTATTTAAAAGTTAAAGAAAATCCAATGTCAAATAAATCTAGAAGAGAGAGGAGGGGGAATGCAAATCGTAAAGAAAAAAATTGGCAAAAAAAAGCTACAAAAAAAGAATTAGAAAAAAGCGAAAATAATAAAATAAAAAAAGGATTTTTTAAAGATATTAATAAGGAATATACACAAATAAAATCAAAAGATAAAGAAATACGTAAGATATTGTATGAAGAATTAGGAGAAAGCATTGAAGAAAAGTACGAACAAAGCGTTAAATATTTAAATAATGACATTTCTATAATAGAAATAGTAAAATAA
- a CDS encoding tetratricopeptide repeat protein has translation MYREKGDVEKAKEWYQKGVEENENFCNIQLAKIYMSEKKFNEAEKVLLEIENIEKNGEAIYNLFIISYLKNDKKNMDKWENKLFNETLVEDINEDMINNIKYIKGSDKDKKFFNQINDANSFAFLGNYNIAENKLKDAIKINEKDGYYELGKLYYYILKKDLAKKILEKSYELGNFQSLSIIGRIEEDNEKIEKAKEIYKIGVEKEDRESIFNLGAIYEEEDNDIENAIIIYNKGMALKDARSIYNLVHIYEKLGEEEEVKKLKNKILFEKGLIYLEYDMINYAKK, from the coding sequence ATTTATAGAGAAAAAGGAGATGTGGAAAAAGCGAAAGAATGGTACCAAAAAGGTGTCGAAGAAAATGAAAATTTCTGCAATATACAATTGGCTAAAATATACATGTCTGAAAAAAAATTTAATGAAGCTGAGAAAGTATTATTAGAAATTGAAAATATTGAAAAAAATGGTGAAGCAATTTATAATTTATTTATAATTTCATATTTAAAAAATGATAAAAAAAATATGGATAAATGGGAAAATAAACTTTTTAATGAAACTCTGGTTGAAGATATAAACGAAGATATGATAAATAATATTAAATATATTAAAGGTTCTGATAAAGATAAAAAATTTTTTAACCAAATTAATGATGCAAATAGTTTTGCTTTTCTTGGAAACTATAATATTGCAGAAAATAAATTAAAAGATGCAATAAAAATTAATGAAAAAGATGGTTATTATGAATTAGGGAAATTATACTATTATATTCTAAAAAAAGATTTAGCAAAAAAAATATTAGAAAAATCATACGAGTTAGGTAATTTTCAATCATTATCAATAATCGGAAGAATAGAAGAAGATAATGAAAAGATTGAAAAAGCAAAAGAAATTTATAAAATAGGAGTTGAAAAAGAAGATAGAGAATCAATTTTTAACTTAGGTGCTATATATGAGGAAGAAGATAACGATATAGAAAATGCAATAATAATTTATAACAAAGGGATGGCATTGAAAGATGCTAGATCAATTTACAACTTAGTTCATATTTATGAAAAATTGGGAGAAGAAGAAGAGGTAAAAAAATTAAAGAATAAAATATTATTTGAAAAAGGATTAATTTATTTGGAATATGATATGATAAATTATGCCAAAAAATAA
- the mutL gene encoding DNA mismatch repair endonuclease MutL yields the protein MGYIKILDEKVSNIIAAGEVVENPASMIKEMIENSLDAKATMIKIEVFKAGTDVKVSDNGIGMDKDDTLLSVERHATSKIKEKEDVFNLNTYGFRGEALSSIAAVSKLTITTRSENSPVGYKIGCYGGVVRKFEEVSRNVGTEMEVRDLFYNTPARRKFLRKMSTEYGKIRDIVLKEALSNSNVAFSLELDGKSTIKTSGKGIDNTILELFGKSILRNLKKFEYGYLGNVEILRSSKDFMFTFVNNRYVKSATIERSVIDGYYTKLMKGKYPFAIIFYNTDPKEIDVNVHPSKKIIKFSNDKIVYNEIKSAIDDFFYYNDRENWQPNIDLIKKNININENVTVEKDDLFSDDVLKGKNQKVISLETFDGKILENSENSREKDNFSVDDFEKNNRNTDFLDNFKNMSNDSFSNNENFVKNKNENDSSLDEIWNKMNDNSKMAVENNVENFKTKDEYYTKNWDKNSNFENYKNSDEYDNSDTINENTENESHYKVGTFEKHVGKQFHYDILGQIFDTYILVRRDDELEIYDQHIIHERILYEELKDKFYNKKIESQHLLLPLKMEVTQIEKNIIFENIEIFRDFGFDIDEFSEDEIVIRAVPAFDFRDSIENVFLQLLMDLKNEVEIKDLRENIIISMSCKGAVKAGQKLDMFEMQNMVRRIHEVGKYTCPHGRPIIVKLSKNDLDKMFGRKK from the coding sequence GTGGGATATATAAAAATACTAGATGAAAAAGTGTCAAATATTATTGCCGCTGGGGAAGTTGTGGAAAATCCAGCTTCGATGATTAAGGAGATGATTGAGAACTCGCTGGATGCAAAGGCTACGATGATAAAAATTGAGGTTTTTAAAGCTGGAACGGATGTTAAGGTGAGTGATAATGGAATTGGGATGGATAAGGACGATACGCTTTTGTCGGTGGAGCGACATGCTACTTCTAAAATTAAGGAAAAGGAAGATGTTTTTAACTTAAACACTTATGGATTTCGTGGAGAGGCTTTGTCATCTATTGCGGCGGTGTCTAAACTTACGATTACTACACGTTCCGAAAATAGTCCTGTAGGATACAAAATTGGCTGTTATGGCGGAGTTGTGAGAAAATTTGAGGAAGTTTCGAGAAATGTCGGGACAGAAATGGAAGTCAGGGATTTATTTTACAATACGCCTGCCAGACGAAAATTTTTGCGAAAAATGTCAACAGAATATGGTAAAATCAGGGATATTGTACTAAAGGAAGCACTTTCAAACAGTAATGTGGCATTTTCGCTTGAATTAGATGGAAAAAGTACGATAAAGACAAGTGGAAAAGGGATTGATAATACAATTCTTGAATTATTTGGAAAATCTATTTTGAGAAATTTGAAAAAATTTGAATACGGATATTTGGGAAATGTGGAAATTTTACGAAGTTCAAAGGACTTTATGTTTACTTTTGTAAATAACCGATATGTTAAGTCAGCAACTATTGAACGTTCTGTTATAGACGGCTATTACACTAAATTGATGAAAGGGAAATATCCGTTTGCCATTATTTTTTACAATACTGATCCAAAGGAAATTGATGTAAATGTTCACCCATCCAAAAAAATAATAAAATTCTCAAATGATAAAATTGTTTATAATGAAATAAAATCGGCAATTGACGACTTTTTTTATTATAACGACAGGGAAAACTGGCAGCCAAATATTGACTTGATAAAGAAAAATATTAACATTAATGAAAATGTCACCGTGGAAAAAGATGATTTGTTTTCCGACGATGTTTTGAAGGGTAAAAATCAGAAAGTTATAAGCCTTGAAACTTTTGATGGAAAAATTTTGGAAAATAGTGAAAATTCACGAGAGAAGGATAATTTTTCAGTAGATGATTTTGAAAAGAATAATAGAAATACTGATTTTTTGGATAATTTTAAAAATATGAGTAATGATAGTTTTTCAAATAATGAAAATTTTGTAAAAAATAAAAACGAAAATGATTCAAGCCTTGATGAAATTTGGAATAAGATGAATGATAATTCAAAAATGGCTGTGGAAAACAATGTGGAAAACTTTAAGACAAAAGATGAATATTATACGAAAAATTGGGATAAAAACAGTAATTTTGAAAATTATAAAAATTCTGACGAATATGACAATTCTGATACTATAAATGAAAATACTGAAAATGAATCCCATTATAAAGTTGGAACATTTGAAAAACATGTTGGAAAACAGTTTCATTATGATATTTTGGGGCAGATTTTTGATACATATATTCTCGTTCGCAGAGATGACGAACTGGAAATTTATGATCAGCATATTATTCACGAAAGAATTTTGTATGAAGAGTTAAAGGATAAATTCTATAATAAGAAAATTGAATCGCAGCATTTATTATTGCCTCTGAAAATGGAAGTTACACAAATTGAAAAAAATATTATTTTTGAGAATATCGAAATTTTTAGAGATTTTGGATTTGATATTGATGAGTTTTCGGAAGATGAAATTGTAATTCGGGCTGTGCCTGCCTTTGACTTTCGGGATAGCATTGAAAATGTATTTTTACAGCTGCTTATGGATTTGAAAAATGAAGTGGAAATAAAGGATTTACGTGAAAATATTATTATTTCAATGTCGTGCAAAGGGGCTGTGAAGGCTGGACAGAAGCTCGATATGTTTGAAATGCAGAATATGGTGCGAAGGATTCATGAAGTGGGGAAATATACGTGTCCACACGGGCGTCCAATTATTGTGAAATTGAGTAAAAATGACTTGGACAAAATGTTTGGAAGAAAAAAATAA
- a CDS encoding 23S rRNA (pseudouridine(1915)-N(3))-methyltransferase RlmH, with product MIRINIVCIGKIKDRYIKEGIAEFSKRLSKYVKLDVVELAEEDDNKGIENAINSETERIINAISKRNYSYNILLDLNGKMLTSEEMAEKIEKISMTNSEISFIIGGSNGVNDNLRKMVDFRLCFSAMTFPHQLMRLILTEQIYRWISINNNIKYHK from the coding sequence ATGATAAGAATTAATATAGTGTGTATTGGGAAAATTAAAGACAGATACATAAAAGAGGGAATAGCGGAGTTTTCAAAGAGGTTGTCAAAGTACGTAAAATTGGATGTAGTTGAACTGGCTGAAGAAGATGATAACAAGGGGATTGAAAATGCAATAAATTCCGAAACTGAGAGAATAATAAATGCTATTTCAAAAAGAAATTATTCATATAATATTTTGCTTGACTTAAATGGAAAAATGCTGACTTCTGAAGAAATGGCAGAAAAAATCGAAAAAATTTCCATGACAAACAGTGAAATTAGTTTCATAATTGGCGGTTCCAATGGTGTGAATGATAACTTGAGAAAAATGGTAGATTTTCGGCTATGTTTTTCAGCAATGACATTTCCGCATCAACTTATGCGATTAATTTTAACGGAGCAAATATACAGATGGATTTCAATTAATAATAATATAAAATATCATAAATAA
- a CDS encoding DUF1934 family protein has translation MKIKIKSLDNFKQNYEKLFKLEKIINFEEKKEYHYKDEYGNCKIIDKNDSIEIYRYGQINSKQIFKNNKNTPFTYITKQFRGKYEIFTKKIQKENGKIVLEYDIIHSNEIINSINLEIQFIDI, from the coding sequence ATGAAAATAAAAATAAAAAGTTTAGATAACTTTAAACAAAATTATGAAAAATTATTTAAACTGGAAAAAATAATAAATTTTGAAGAAAAAAAAGAATATCATTATAAAGATGAATACGGAAATTGCAAAATCATCGATAAAAATGATTCTATAGAGATTTATCGTTATGGACAAATTAATTCCAAGCAAATATTCAAAAATAATAAAAATACACCGTTTACCTACATTACAAAACAATTTCGAGGAAAGTACGAAATTTTTACAAAAAAAATTCAAAAAGAAAATGGAAAAATAGTGCTGGAATATGATATAATACATAGTAATGAAATAATAAATAGTATAAATTTAGAAATACAATTTATAGATATTTAA